One Polaribacter sp. SA4-12 genomic window carries:
- a CDS encoding IS110 family transposase, producing the protein MSKIIGIDISKQTFDVSYLEKDKWIHKIFKNQNTGFEQFIKLINASDWIVMEASGPYYVQLATFLHASSFNVCVLNPLIIRRYSQTRLYRAKTDKKDAKTIAEYGAQYELKRWCPESKPSIEIKQLYTALELLKKQKHQTKRQLESFEATGLLSSDLRKELKQVLILLIRRIDKFEKKIEQIGRLAYKDTVERIKTIPGIGLKTAIMMSVITDNFTKFDNYKQLTAFVGFSPRLYQSGTSVKGKGHICKMGKPQIRKLLYLCSWSAKRVNKNCIEMYERLKEKGKPERVIKIAIANKLIKQIFSIATNKQIYNENHQNLYFLK; encoded by the coding sequence ATGAGTAAAATTATAGGAATTGATATTAGTAAGCAAACCTTTGATGTTTCTTATTTAGAAAAAGATAAATGGATTCACAAAATTTTTAAGAATCAAAATACAGGTTTTGAGCAATTTATTAAATTGATTAATGCATCAGACTGGATTGTAATGGAGGCTAGTGGTCCTTATTATGTTCAGTTAGCAACTTTTTTACATGCATCTAGTTTTAATGTATGTGTATTAAATCCTTTGATAATTAGAAGATATAGTCAAACAAGATTATATAGAGCAAAAACAGATAAAAAAGACGCAAAGACAATTGCCGAATATGGTGCTCAATATGAGTTAAAAAGATGGTGTCCAGAGAGTAAACCTAGTATAGAAATTAAACAACTTTACACAGCTTTAGAATTACTAAAAAAACAAAAACATCAAACAAAAAGACAATTAGAATCCTTTGAAGCAACAGGTTTGTTGAGTTCGGATCTTAGAAAAGAATTAAAACAAGTACTAATATTATTAATAAGACGTATTGATAAGTTTGAAAAAAAGATAGAGCAAATAGGAAGATTAGCTTATAAAGACACGGTTGAAAGAATAAAAACGATACCAGGAATCGGGCTAAAAACGGCTATTATGATGAGTGTTATTACAGATAATTTCACAAAATTTGATAACTATAAACAACTGACAGCTTTTGTAGGATTTAGTCCAAGGCTATATCAATCAGGAACAAGTGTAAAAGGTAAAGGACATATTTGTAAAATGGGCAAACCTCAAATTAGAAAACTTTTGTATTTATGTAGTTGGTCTGCAAAAAGAGTAAATAAAAATTGTATCGAAATGTATGAACGACTTAAAGAAAAAGGAAAACCCGAGAGAGTAATTAAAATTGCAATAGCTAATAAATTAATAAAGCAAATTTTTTCTATTGCGACTAACAAACAAATTTACAATGAAAATCATCAAAACTTATATTTTCTGAAATAA
- the glgA gene encoding glycogen synthase — translation MKALFYTREFPPYVYGGAGVHVEYLAAELAKLMKVDVRCFGDQDVSNDNPTVKGFPYENPIFDNSDDKLKAIFKTLSTGLHMNAEPIDADVIHCHTWYSHFAGIVAKLCYGIPLVITTHSLEPLRPWKREQLGRGYDASSWIEKTAIEMADALIAVSEETKQDVLKHFDVDESKIKVIYNGINLQQYVTTPETSTLNEYGVDKNKPYVLFVGRITRQKGIIHLVNAIKYIDPETQIVLCAGAPDTPEIGKEMEDAINEVKKTRKNVIWIDKMVTKKEIIQLYSHADVFCCPSIYEPFGIINIEAMACDTAVVASAVGGIKEVVVHGETGLLIPVQQQDSAPFEPTDPDKFSRDLADGVNKVINNPELRKSMAQKGRKRVEDYFDWISIAKQVEELYKSLKK, via the coding sequence ATGAAAGCCCTTTTTTATACTAGAGAATTCCCCCCATATGTTTATGGTGGAGCTGGTGTTCATGTCGAATATCTTGCTGCGGAATTAGCCAAACTTATGAAAGTTGATGTTAGATGCTTTGGAGATCAAGATGTTTCTAACGATAACCCAACTGTAAAAGGATTTCCTTACGAAAATCCGATTTTCGATAACTCAGACGACAAACTTAAAGCCATCTTTAAAACTTTAAGTACAGGGTTACATATGAATGCAGAACCTATTGACGCTGATGTAATTCATTGTCACACATGGTATTCTCATTTTGCAGGTATTGTAGCAAAACTTTGTTATGGAATACCTTTAGTAATTACAACACATTCTTTAGAACCTTTGCGCCCTTGGAAAAGAGAACAATTAGGTCGTGGTTATGATGCTTCTTCTTGGATAGAAAAAACAGCTATTGAAATGGCTGATGCATTGATTGCTGTTTCTGAAGAAACAAAACAAGATGTATTAAAACATTTTGATGTTGATGAAAGTAAAATTAAGGTAATATATAATGGTATTAACTTACAACAATATGTTACCACTCCAGAAACGTCAACTCTAAATGAATATGGTGTAGATAAAAATAAACCTTATGTACTTTTTGTTGGTAGAATTACAAGGCAGAAGGGAATTATTCATTTAGTAAATGCAATAAAATATATAGATCCAGAAACTCAAATAGTTCTTTGCGCTGGTGCACCAGATACACCTGAAATAGGTAAAGAAATGGAAGACGCCATTAACGAAGTTAAAAAGACGCGTAAAAATGTAATCTGGATTGATAAAATGGTTACAAAAAAAGAAATAATTCAGTTATATTCACATGCTGATGTATTTTGTTGCCCATCAATTTATGAACCTTTTGGTATTATCAATATCGAAGCAATGGCTTGTGACACAGCTGTTGTTGCAAGTGCTGTTGGTGGTATTAAGGAAGTTGTAGTTCATGGAGAAACAGGTCTTTTAATTCCTGTTCAACAACAAGACTCTGCTCCTTTTGAACCTACCGATCCTGATAAATTTTCAAGAGATTTAGCAGATGGAGTAAATAAAGTAATTAATAATCCAGAATTAAGAAAATCTATGGCACAAAAAGGCCGTAAAAGAGTAGAGGATTATTTTGATTGGATTTCAATAGCAAAACAAGTAGAAGAATTATATAAATCATTAAAAAAATAG
- the rplT gene encoding 50S ribosomal protein L20, translating to MPRSVNSVASRKRRKKILKAAKGYFGRRKNVYTVAKNAVEKGMLYAYRDRKNNKRNFRSLWIVRINAAARLHGMSYSQFMGKVKANNIELNRKVLADLAVNSPDAFKAVVEKIK from the coding sequence ATGCCAAGATCAGTAAATTCAGTAGCCTCAAGAAAAAGAAGAAAAAAAATCTTGAAGGCTGCAAAAGGTTACTTTGGACGTAGAAAAAACGTTTATACAGTAGCAAAAAATGCAGTTGAAAAAGGAATGCTTTATGCATACCGTGACCGTAAAAATAATAAGAGAAACTTTCGTTCTTTATGGATTGTACGTATTAATGCTGCAGCTCGTTTACACGGAATGTCTTACTCTCAGTTTATGGGAAAAGTGAAAGCTAACAATATCGAATTAAACCGTAAGGTTTTAGCTGATTTAGCTGTTAACAGCCCAGACGCTTTTAAGGCAGTTGTAGAGAAAATAAAATAA
- a CDS encoding glucose-1-phosphate adenylyltransferase, translating into MINDKVLGIILGGGQGSRLYPLTKDRSKPAVPIAGKYRLVDIPISNCINSDIKRMYVLTQFNSASLNAHIKNTYHFSFFSSAFVDVLAAEQTINSDKWFQGTADAVRQSMQHFLANDFEYALILSGDQLYQMDFNDMIQKHEESGAEISIATYPVNAKDATSFGLLKTNDENIITSFIEKPGAELLPDWTSDVGEEMKSQKRDYLASMGIYIFNRDLLIKLMENPDTNDFGGEIIPQAINEHKTLSYQYEGYWEDIGNVDSFFEANLGLTDDVPQFNLYDEKGIYTRPRILPTSKISGTILNKTVIGDGCIIQAEKIDRAVIGIRSRIGKNSLISNTYMMGNDSYESLEQVEADGIKIMMGIGVRCYIHNCIVDKNCRIGDDVRINGGKHIKDVETDTYMVKDGIVVIKKDAIIPSGTNIG; encoded by the coding sequence ATGATAAATGATAAAGTATTAGGGATTATTTTAGGTGGAGGCCAAGGATCTAGATTATATCCATTAACTAAAGATAGATCTAAACCCGCTGTTCCTATTGCAGGTAAATATAGATTGGTAGATATACCAATATCTAACTGTATCAATTCTGATATAAAAAGAATGTATGTTTTAACTCAATTTAATTCTGCTTCTTTAAATGCACATATTAAAAACACCTATCACTTTAGCTTTTTTAGTTCAGCTTTTGTAGATGTATTGGCTGCGGAGCAAACAATAAACAGTGACAAATGGTTTCAAGGAACTGCAGATGCTGTAAGACAAAGTATGCAACATTTTTTGGCAAACGATTTTGAGTATGCTTTAATACTTTCCGGAGACCAATTATATCAAATGGATTTTAATGACATGATTCAGAAACACGAAGAAAGTGGTGCTGAAATATCAATTGCAACATATCCTGTAAATGCAAAAGATGCTACTTCTTTTGGTCTATTAAAAACAAATGATGAAAATATAATTACTTCTTTTATAGAAAAACCTGGAGCTGAATTATTACCAGATTGGACATCTGATGTTGGAGAAGAAATGAAGTCTCAAAAAAGAGATTATTTAGCTTCTATGGGAATTTATATTTTTAACAGAGACTTATTAATTAAGTTAATGGAAAATCCAGATACCAATGATTTTGGTGGAGAAATAATTCCACAAGCAATAAACGAACATAAAACATTAAGTTATCAATATGAAGGTTACTGGGAAGATATTGGTAATGTAGACTCTTTCTTTGAAGCAAATTTAGGTTTAACAGACGATGTACCTCAATTTAATTTATATGATGAGAAAGGAATCTATACAAGGCCAAGAATTTTACCAACATCTAAAATTTCTGGAACCATTTTAAATAAAACTGTTATTGGTGATGGTTGTATAATTCAAGCAGAAAAAATAGACAGAGCAGTTATTGGAATTCGTTCTAGAATTGGTAAAAACTCTTTAATTTCTAACACCTATATGATGGGTAATGATTCTTATGAATCATTAGAACAAGTTGAAGCAGACGGTATTAAGATTATGATGGGTATTGGTGTTAGATGTTACATACATAATTGTATTGTAGACAAAAACTGTAGAATTGGAGATGATGTAAGAATTAATGGAGGTAAACATATAAAAGATGTAGAAACCGATACTTATATGGTTAAAGATGGAATTGTAGTTATTAAGAAAGATGCAATAATTCCTTCAGGAACTAATATAGGATAA
- a CDS encoding class I SAM-dependent DNA methyltransferase: MALSWNEIKDRALKFSNEWANESKERAEKDSFWNDFFNVFGISRRRVATFEEPVKKLSGNQGFIDLFWKGTLLVEHKSKGKNLDKAYQQATDYFPGIKEHDLPKYILVSDFDKIKLFDLDEGTEHEFHVSELYKNVKLFGFIAGYQKRTFKEEDPVNIKAAELMGKLHDQLETFGYEGHHLEVYLVRLLFILFADDTSIFEKDTFKEFLDQKTNEDGSDLGALMAQFFQVLNTPKEKRYTNLDEHLNQFPYVNGKLFEEILPIAAFNTNMRSILLEASGLDWGKISPAIFGSLFQSVMNPEERRNLGAHYTSEKNIFKLIKPLFLDELRAEFDKVKSNSKKLKEFHHKLSTLKFLDPACGSGNFLIITYRELRLLEIDILRELFKKGEQVLDISAILWLDVDQFYGIEYDEFASKIAEVAMWLIDHQMNMRVSEEFGQYFARLPLKKAAKIVHADALEIDWEEVVPNNILSYIIGNPPFIGSNIMKKEQRNQIANIFDKKSGGGTLDYVVGWYILASRYIQNTKIKAAFVSTNSIVQGEQTSLLWGLLQNKYDVKIHFAHRTFKWNNEAKGNAAVYCVIIGFANIDTSDKTIFDYEDIKGEAQAIKVRNINAYLVNSKNVLINKNRKPICEVPNIMKGNYYAKSKGLIVEEKDLSFLLKEEPNAKKWIKKLIGASEFINNKKRYCLWLVDCPPNEIRKMPLVMDRINQVKEDRLKSTDKAMQNLAPTRFRETNNPDSCLIIPVVSSENRKYIPMGFIDKDTISTNSNLIMPNVEIYHFGMLMSEMHMSWVKYTCGRLKSDFRYSKDIVYNNYPWAQKVSDKNKQKVEEKAQKVLDVRLEFPESSLADLYHPLTMPPKLVKAHQALDKAVDLCYRPQAFTNEANRIEYLFELYNQYTAPLLNEKKTKKK; encoded by the coding sequence ATGGCATTAAGCTGGAACGAAATAAAAGACAGAGCATTAAAATTCTCTAACGAATGGGCAAACGAATCTAAAGAACGAGCAGAAAAAGACAGTTTCTGGAACGACTTTTTCAACGTCTTCGGCATTTCCAGAAGACGCGTTGCAACCTTCGAAGAACCTGTAAAAAAATTAAGCGGTAATCAAGGCTTTATAGACCTTTTCTGGAAAGGGACTTTATTAGTAGAACACAAATCCAAAGGAAAAAACCTAGACAAAGCATATCAACAAGCAACAGACTATTTTCCAGGAATAAAAGAACACGACCTACCAAAATACATTCTAGTATCAGATTTCGATAAAATAAAACTATTCGATTTAGACGAAGGCACAGAACACGAGTTTCATGTATCAGAACTCTATAAAAATGTTAAACTCTTTGGCTTTATTGCAGGGTATCAAAAAAGAACATTTAAAGAAGAAGACCCAGTAAATATTAAGGCAGCAGAGTTAATGGGCAAATTGCACGACCAACTCGAAACCTTTGGGTATGAGGGGCATCATTTAGAAGTCTATTTAGTACGCTTACTATTTATCCTTTTTGCAGACGATACCAGTATTTTCGAAAAAGACACCTTTAAAGAATTTCTAGATCAAAAAACAAATGAAGATGGTAGCGATTTAGGAGCATTAATGGCGCAATTTTTTCAAGTATTAAACACACCAAAAGAAAAAAGATACACCAATTTAGACGAACATTTAAACCAATTCCCTTATGTAAACGGTAAGTTATTCGAAGAAATACTACCAATTGCCGCTTTCAATACAAACATGAGAAGCATTCTATTAGAAGCATCGGGTTTAGATTGGGGTAAAATAAGTCCAGCTATATTTGGTTCACTGTTTCAAAGTGTCATGAATCCTGAAGAACGCAGAAACTTAGGAGCACATTACACATCAGAAAAAAACATCTTTAAACTCATAAAACCATTATTTCTAGATGAGTTAAGAGCAGAGTTCGATAAAGTAAAATCGAATTCTAAAAAACTAAAAGAGTTTCATCACAAATTATCAACCTTAAAATTTTTAGATCCTGCCTGTGGTAGTGGTAATTTCTTAATCATTACCTACAGAGAATTAAGACTCTTAGAAATAGATATTTTAAGAGAACTCTTTAAAAAAGGAGAACAAGTATTAGACATATCTGCAATTCTTTGGTTAGATGTAGACCAGTTTTACGGAATAGAATACGATGAGTTTGCTTCTAAAATTGCCGAAGTAGCAATGTGGCTCATAGACCATCAAATGAATATGAGAGTCAGTGAAGAATTCGGACAATATTTTGCACGACTGCCACTTAAAAAAGCCGCTAAAATTGTTCATGCAGACGCACTAGAAATTGATTGGGAAGAAGTTGTACCTAATAATATTTTGTCTTATATAATAGGTAATCCACCATTCATTGGTTCTAATATAATGAAAAAGGAACAACGTAATCAAATTGCAAATATATTTGATAAAAAATCAGGTGGAGGAACATTAGACTATGTAGTTGGTTGGTATATTTTAGCTTCAAGATATATTCAAAACACTAAAATAAAAGCCGCTTTTGTATCAACTAACTCAATTGTACAAGGTGAACAAACTAGTCTACTTTGGGGTTTATTACAAAATAAATATGATGTTAAAATTCATTTCGCCCATAGAACTTTTAAATGGAATAATGAAGCTAAAGGAAATGCAGCTGTCTATTGTGTCATAATCGGTTTTGCTAACATTGATACATCTGATAAAACAATTTTTGATTATGAAGATATTAAAGGAGAAGCTCAAGCGATTAAAGTAAGAAATATTAATGCATATTTAGTTAACTCTAAAAATGTACTAATAAATAAAAACAGAAAACCTATATGTGAAGTTCCAAACATAATGAAAGGTAATTATTATGCTAAAAGTAAGGGTTTAATAGTTGAAGAAAAGGATTTATCTTTTTTATTAAAAGAAGAACCTAATGCGAAAAAATGGATAAAAAAACTAATTGGTGCAAGTGAATTTATTAATAATAAAAAAAGATACTGTCTTTGGTTAGTTGATTGTCCACCAAATGAAATAAGAAAAATGCCTTTAGTAATGGATAGAATAAATCAAGTGAAAGAGGATAGGTTAAAAAGTACAGATAAAGCAATGCAAAACCTTGCGCCTACACGCTTTAGAGAAACGAACAATCCTGACAGTTGTCTAATAATTCCAGTAGTGTCATCTGAAAACAGGAAATATATTCCAATGGGCTTTATTGATAAAGATACTATTTCAACTAACAGTAATTTGATAATGCCAAATGTAGAAATATATCATTTTGGTATGCTAATGTCTGAAATGCATATGAGTTGGGTAAAATATACCTGTGGTCGTTTAAAGAGTGATTTTCGATATTCAAAGGATATTGTTTATAACAATTATCCTTGGGCACAGAAAGTAAGTGATAAAAACAAGCAAAAAGTAGAAGAAAAAGCACAAAAAGTTTTAGACGTTCGTTTAGAATTTCCAGAAAGCAGTTTAGCCGATTTGTATCATCCTTTAACAATGCCTCCAAAATTAGTAAAAGCACACCAAGCATTAGACAAAGCGGTAGATCTATGTTACAGACCACAAGCTTTTACAAATGAAGCCAACAGAATAGAATACCTATTTGAGTTATACAATCAATACACAGCACCATTATTAAACGAAAAGAAAACAAAAAAGAAGTAA
- the rpmI gene encoding 50S ribosomal protein L35: protein MPKMKTKSSAKKRFKVTGTGKIKRKHAFKSHILTKKSKKRKLKLTHDGLVHKSDKSNIMQMLNLK, encoded by the coding sequence ATGCCTAAAATGAAAACAAAATCTAGCGCCAAAAAACGATTTAAAGTTACTGGTACTGGAAAAATCAAAAGAAAGCACGCGTTTAAAAGTCACATCTTAACAAAGAAGTCTAAAAAACGTAAATTAAAGTTAACTCATGACGGTTTAGTACATAAATCAGATAAGTCTAACATTATGCAAATGTTAAACTTGAAATAA
- the infC gene encoding translation initiation factor IF-3: MKEDQHRINEKIKYVDEVRLVGDNVEVGVYSLDKAKELSVELELDLVEISPKAKPPVCKIIDYKKFLYEQKKREKSLKSKATKVTIKEIRFGPQTDEHDYEFKKKHAVKFLQEGAKLKAFVFFKGRSIIFKEQGQILLLKLAQELEEYGKVEQLPKLEGKRMIMFIAPKKVK; this comes from the coding sequence ATCAAAGAAGATCAACATAGGATTAATGAAAAAATAAAATATGTTGACGAAGTTCGTCTTGTGGGCGATAATGTAGAAGTTGGTGTATATTCTTTAGATAAAGCTAAAGAACTATCCGTTGAACTGGAATTAGATTTGGTAGAGATTTCTCCGAAGGCTAAACCACCAGTATGTAAAATCATTGATTACAAGAAATTCTTGTATGAGCAAAAGAAGCGTGAAAAATCTTTAAAATCGAAAGCTACTAAAGTTACGATTAAAGAGATTCGTTTTGGACCTCAAACTGATGAGCATGATTATGAATTTAAAAAGAAGCATGCTGTTAAGTTTTTACAAGAAGGAGCTAAGTTAAAAGCATTTGTATTCTTTAAAGGACGTTCTATTATTTTTAAAGAACAAGGACAAATTTTATTATTAAAATTAGCTCAGGAACTTGAAGAATATGGTAAAGTAGAACAATTACCAAAATTAGAAGGTAAACGTATGATTATGTTTATCGCTCCAAAAAAAGTAAAATAA
- the thrS gene encoding threonine--tRNA ligase, translating to MIKITLPDGTIKEFAVNSTPMDVAKSISEGFARNVISANFNGTTVETTTPLTTDGSLILYTFNDDGGKKAFWHSSAHVLAEAILSFHPNAKLTIGPAIDNGFYYDIDLGDDIISDKDFKQIETKFLEIARGKHEFSLRSVSKANALSLYKEENNPYKVELIENLTDGEITFCDHNNFTDLCRGGHVPNTGIIKAIKIMSVAGAYWRGDEKNNQLTRVYGISFPKQKLLTEYLALLEEAKKRDHRKLGKELELFTFSQKVGAGLPLWLPKGAALRARLEDFLKAAQKKAGYDMVMTPHIGQKELYVTSGHYEKYGADSFQSIKTPKMDEEFLLKPMNCPHHCEVYNFKPYSYKDLPKRFAEFGTVYRYEQSGELHGLTRVRGFTQDDAHIFCTPEQLDQEFKDVIDLVLYVFGSLGFEDFTAQVSIRDKNNPDKYIGDTDTWEIAENAIISAATDKGLDFVIEEGEAAFYGPKLDFMVKDAIGRSWQLGTIQVDYNLPKRFDLTYKGADNQLHRPVMIHRAPFGSMERFIAVLLEHTGGNFPLWLTPDQVILLPISDKYQKYSEKVLESLENSEIRALVDNRSEKTGRKIRDAEVSKIPFMVIVGEKEEQDGTVSVRKHGEGDIGTFTIEEFISLIKTEESKTLKKF from the coding sequence ATGATTAAAATTACTTTACCTGACGGAACTATTAAGGAGTTTGCTGTAAACAGTACTCCGATGGATGTTGCAAAAAGCATTAGTGAAGGATTTGCTAGAAACGTAATTTCTGCAAATTTTAACGGCACAACAGTTGAAACCACTACTCCATTAACCACCGATGGTTCTTTAATTCTATACACCTTTAATGATGATGGTGGAAAAAAAGCTTTCTGGCATTCTTCTGCGCACGTTTTAGCGGAAGCTATTTTAAGCTTTCACCCAAATGCTAAATTAACGATTGGACCTGCTATTGATAATGGGTTTTATTATGATATTGATTTAGGTGATGACATTATTTCTGACAAAGACTTTAAACAAATAGAAACTAAATTTTTAGAAATTGCTCGTGGAAAACATGAATTCTCTCTACGTTCTGTTTCTAAAGCAAATGCCTTGTCATTATATAAAGAAGAAAACAACCCATATAAAGTTGAGTTGATTGAAAACTTAACCGATGGTGAAATTACTTTTTGTGATCATAATAACTTTACGGATTTATGTAGAGGAGGACATGTACCTAACACAGGAATCATAAAAGCAATTAAAATAATGAGTGTTGCTGGTGCTTATTGGCGTGGTGACGAAAAGAATAATCAGTTAACACGTGTTTACGGAATTAGTTTTCCGAAGCAGAAGTTACTAACTGAATATTTAGCTTTATTAGAAGAAGCTAAAAAACGTGATCACAGAAAACTTGGAAAAGAATTAGAATTATTTACTTTTTCTCAGAAAGTTGGCGCTGGTTTACCTTTATGGTTACCTAAAGGTGCTGCTTTACGTGCTCGTTTAGAAGATTTCTTAAAAGCTGCTCAGAAAAAAGCGGGTTATGACATGGTGATGACACCACATATTGGTCAGAAAGAATTGTATGTTACTTCTGGTCACTATGAAAAATATGGTGCAGATAGTTTTCAGTCTATAAAAACTCCTAAAATGGATGAAGAGTTTTTATTGAAACCTATGAACTGTCCACATCACTGTGAGGTTTATAACTTTAAACCTTATTCTTATAAAGATTTACCTAAAAGATTTGCTGAATTTGGTACAGTATATAGATATGAACAAAGTGGAGAATTACACGGATTAACTCGTGTTAGAGGTTTTACGCAAGATGATGCTCATATTTTTTGTACTCCAGAACAATTAGACCAAGAGTTTAAAGATGTTATAGATTTAGTTTTATATGTTTTTGGTTCTTTAGGTTTTGAAGATTTTACAGCTCAAGTATCTATTAGAGACAAAAACAACCCAGATAAATATATAGGAGATACTGATACTTGGGAAATTGCTGAAAATGCAATTATAAGTGCAGCTACTGATAAAGGTCTAGATTTTGTGATTGAAGAAGGTGAAGCAGCCTTTTACGGACCTAAATTAGACTTCATGGTTAAGGACGCAATAGGCAGAAGTTGGCAACTTGGAACGATACAAGTGGACTATAATCTACCAAAACGATTCGATTTAACCTATAAAGGAGCAGATAATCAACTTCACAGACCTGTAATGATTCATAGAGCGCCATTTGGTTCTATGGAGCGTTTTATTGCGGTATTGCTAGAACACACGGGAGGTAACTTCCCTCTTTGGCTTACTCCAGATCAAGTTATCTTATTGCCAATCAGTGATAAATATCAAAAATATTCAGAAAAAGTTTTAGAATCGTTAGAAAATTCCGAAATTCGCGCTCTCGTAGACAACCGAAGTGAGAAAACTGGTCGTAAGATTAGAGACGCAGAAGTTAGCAAAATACCTTTTATGGTAATTGTTGGTGAGAAAGAAGAACAAGATGGCACAGTTTCTGTAAGAAAGCACGGTGAAGGAGACATTGGTACATTTACAATTGAAGAATTTATATCTTTAATTAAAACAGAAGAAAGTAAAACATTGAAGAAATTTTAA